One genomic window of Streptomonospora nanhaiensis includes the following:
- the recR gene encoding recombination mediator RecR, translating into MYEGAVQNLIDELGRLPGVGPKSAQRIAFHLLAAETADVKRLANALIEVKERVRFCSVCGNVAEESECRICRDPRRDAAVICVVEESKDVVAIERTREFRGRYHVLGGAISPIEGVGPDDLRIKELMTRLADGQITELILATDPNLEGEATATYLARLVKPMGLKVTRLASGLPVGGDLEYADEVTLGRAFEGRRSLEF; encoded by the coding sequence ATGTACGAGGGCGCGGTCCAGAACCTGATCGACGAGTTGGGGCGGTTGCCCGGCGTCGGCCCCAAGAGTGCCCAGCGCATCGCCTTCCACCTGCTCGCCGCCGAGACCGCCGACGTCAAGCGGCTGGCCAACGCGCTGATCGAGGTCAAGGAGCGGGTGCGGTTCTGCTCGGTGTGCGGCAACGTCGCCGAGGAGAGCGAGTGCCGCATCTGCCGCGACCCCCGCCGCGACGCCGCCGTCATCTGCGTGGTGGAGGAGTCCAAGGACGTGGTCGCCATCGAGCGCACCCGCGAGTTCCGCGGCCGCTACCACGTGCTCGGCGGCGCCATCAGCCCGATCGAGGGCGTCGGCCCCGACGACCTCCGCATCAAGGAGCTGATGACCCGGCTCGCCGACGGCCAGATCACCGAGCTGATCCTGGCGACCGACCCCAACCTTGAGGGGGAGGCCACCGCCACCTACCTCGCGCGCCTGGTCAAACCCATGGGGCTGAAAGTCACCCGGCTGGCGAGCGGCCTGCCCGTGGGCGGCGACCTGGAGTACGCCGACGAGGTCACCCTGGGCCGCGCCTTCGAGGGGCGCCGCAGTCTGGAGTTCTAG
- a CDS encoding DUF6882 domain-containing protein has protein sequence MTEPTQDQPPQEPRRWFSPAMERAGAAYSAWAAEQTETYNTHHPTGDWHVDVEASTFRQGDKTVRVAPLGTFGTDGSWVWAWANPHMHPPGSPRLAASIALREFGQQYDIPELVTPRLECGDFADPRMAAERLCLAATGTLSGYGYASVTANTGARFAMMVVDDVIPRAEFDLVTLPRRIMQGIEIFPFDQPGTVHGYLARHGFTVERTGEQALRGVRPECTVTAEFNEHRALAHLSVQNTPS, from the coding sequence ATGACCGAGCCGACGCAGGACCAGCCCCCGCAGGAACCGCGGCGGTGGTTCAGCCCCGCCATGGAGCGGGCCGGCGCCGCCTACTCCGCCTGGGCGGCCGAGCAGACGGAGACGTACAACACCCACCACCCCACGGGCGACTGGCACGTCGACGTCGAGGCGAGCACGTTCCGCCAGGGCGACAAGACCGTGCGCGTGGCGCCGCTGGGGACGTTCGGCACCGACGGCAGCTGGGTGTGGGCGTGGGCCAACCCGCACATGCACCCGCCGGGCTCGCCGCGGCTGGCGGCGTCGATCGCGCTGCGGGAGTTCGGCCAGCAGTACGACATCCCCGAACTGGTGACGCCCCGGCTGGAGTGCGGCGACTTCGCCGACCCGCGCATGGCCGCCGAGCGGCTGTGCCTGGCGGCCACGGGCACGCTGTCGGGCTACGGCTACGCCAGCGTGACCGCCAACACCGGCGCGCGGTTCGCGATGATGGTGGTGGACGACGTGATCCCGCGCGCGGAGTTCGACCTGGTCACGCTGCCCCGCCGGATCATGCAGGGCATCGAGATCTTCCCCTTCGACCAGCCCGGGACCGTGCACGGCTACCTGGCGCGGCACGGGTTCACCGTGGAGCGCACGGGCGAGCAGGCGCTGCGGGGCGTGCGGCCGGAGTGCACGGTGACCGCGGAGTTCAACGAGCACCGCGCCCTGGCGCACCTGTCGGTGCAGAACACCCCGAGCTGA
- a CDS encoding YbaB/EbfC family nucleoid-associated protein — MDMQALLQQAQQMQQQLMEAQQQLDEAQVEGTSGGGLVKVTVNGRGAVEEIVIDPRAIDPADPEDTAQTVADLVLAAIRDAESSVEELQQEKMGPLAEGLGGGMPGGMPGLPGF, encoded by the coding sequence ATGGACATGCAGGCCCTGCTGCAGCAGGCCCAGCAGATGCAGCAGCAGCTCATGGAGGCCCAGCAGCAGCTCGACGAAGCCCAGGTCGAGGGCACCTCCGGCGGCGGTCTGGTCAAGGTCACCGTCAACGGCCGCGGCGCGGTCGAGGAGATCGTCATCGACCCCCGCGCGATCGACCCCGCCGACCCCGAGGACACCGCGCAGACGGTCGCCGACCTCGTGCTGGCCGCCATCCGCGACGCCGAGTCCTCGGTCGAGGAGCTCCAGCAGGAGAAGATGGGCCCGCTGGCCGAGGGCCTCGGCGGCGGCATGCCCGGCGGCATGCCGGGCCTCCCGGGCTTCTAG
- a CDS encoding DNA polymerase III subunit gamma and tau — protein sequence MSIALYRKYRPATFGEVRGQEHVTEPLRQALRNGRINHAYLFSGPRGCGKTSSARILARSLNCEQGPTPDPCGTCESCVALAPDGPGSIDVIEIDAASHGGVDDARDLRERAFFAPVNSRYKVYIIDEAHMVTREGFNALLKLVEEPPPHLKFVFATTEPDKVIGTIRSRTHHYPFRLIPPSTLRELMEEILKDEGVPFDPAALPLVVRAGAGSARDSLSILDQLLAGSDENGITRESAVALLGYTDAGLLADMVDALGAGDGAAVFGLIDRVVEGGHDPRRFTADLLERTRDLVVLAAVPDALDKGLINVAPDTVDRMREQAERIGPARLTRAADILNQGLTDMRGATSPRLLLELMCARILLPGAAAPGGDDSGALLARLEQVERRLAAGGPPAPAAAAPVPAAPVAPRPAPPEAPDPAPAARPAEPAPAAEPRPRPAPADDWPDTSAPAAPAASAAPAARGRAAAPEPARGPAPGGGPVDLGRVQAAWPQVMETVKGIRRFTWMVLSGSDVQPVGVEGNLLQLGFTRPNDAKGFSNSGSDQVVAQAVKRVLGADVRVAAVPAGGAPAAPRPAAPPPPPPPPAAEPAGWDTPPEPDPAPPAPTRPAPEPGAPGGPSAAQRPPGPPAAPHQQEPPPDPYEDAAAPPPDDSDFGASTGPDPGAGRPTAAASAAPAEPRAADSAGPGGRSMSGFALIETELGGKIINEIDHTAS from the coding sequence GTGAGCATCGCGCTGTATCGCAAGTACCGGCCCGCGACGTTCGGCGAGGTGCGCGGGCAGGAGCACGTCACCGAACCGCTGCGCCAGGCGCTGCGCAACGGCCGGATCAACCACGCCTACCTCTTCAGCGGCCCGCGCGGCTGCGGCAAGACCTCCAGCGCGCGGATCCTCGCCCGTTCGCTCAACTGCGAGCAGGGGCCCACCCCCGACCCGTGCGGCACGTGCGAGTCCTGCGTGGCGCTGGCGCCCGACGGCCCCGGCAGCATCGACGTCATCGAGATCGACGCCGCCTCCCACGGCGGTGTGGACGACGCCCGCGACCTCCGCGAACGCGCCTTCTTCGCGCCGGTGAACTCCCGCTACAAGGTCTACATCATCGATGAGGCCCACATGGTGACCCGCGAGGGCTTCAACGCGCTGCTCAAGCTGGTCGAGGAGCCCCCGCCGCACCTGAAGTTCGTCTTCGCCACCACCGAGCCCGACAAGGTCATCGGCACCATCCGCTCGCGCACCCACCACTACCCGTTCCGGCTCATCCCGCCGAGCACGCTGCGCGAGCTGATGGAGGAGATCCTCAAGGACGAGGGCGTGCCCTTCGACCCCGCCGCGCTGCCGCTGGTGGTGCGCGCGGGCGCGGGCTCGGCGCGCGACTCCCTGTCGATCCTGGACCAGCTGCTGGCCGGCTCCGACGAGAACGGCATCACCCGCGAGAGCGCGGTGGCGCTGCTCGGCTACACCGACGCCGGCCTGCTCGCCGACATGGTCGACGCCCTCGGCGCGGGCGACGGCGCGGCCGTCTTCGGGCTCATCGACCGCGTGGTCGAGGGCGGCCACGACCCCCGCCGGTTCACCGCCGACCTGCTGGAGCGCACCCGCGACCTCGTGGTGCTCGCGGCCGTGCCCGACGCCCTCGACAAGGGCCTGATCAACGTCGCCCCCGACACCGTCGACCGCATGCGCGAGCAGGCCGAGCGCATCGGCCCCGCCCGCCTCACCCGCGCGGCCGACATCCTCAACCAGGGGCTGACCGACATGCGCGGCGCCACCTCGCCCCGGCTGCTGCTGGAGCTGATGTGCGCGCGGATCCTGCTGCCGGGCGCCGCGGCCCCGGGTGGCGACGACTCCGGTGCGCTGCTGGCCCGCCTGGAGCAGGTCGAGCGCCGCCTGGCCGCCGGCGGCCCGCCCGCGCCCGCCGCTGCGGCGCCGGTCCCGGCCGCCCCGGTGGCGCCGCGGCCCGCGCCGCCCGAGGCACCCGATCCCGCGCCCGCCGCACGCCCCGCCGAGCCCGCGCCCGCCGCTGAGCCCCGGCCCCGGCCCGCGCCGGCCGACGACTGGCCCGACACCTCCGCGCCCGCGGCGCCCGCCGCGTCGGCCGCCCCCGCCGCGCGGGGCCGGGCGGCCGCGCCCGAGCCCGCCCGCGGCCCCGCGCCCGGCGGCGGGCCGGTCGACCTCGGCCGCGTGCAGGCGGCCTGGCCGCAGGTCATGGAGACCGTCAAGGGCATCCGCCGCTTCACCTGGATGGTGCTGAGCGGCAGCGACGTCCAGCCCGTCGGGGTCGAGGGCAACCTCCTCCAGTTGGGCTTCACCCGGCCCAACGACGCCAAGGGGTTCTCCAACAGCGGCAGCGACCAGGTCGTGGCCCAGGCGGTCAAGCGGGTCCTCGGCGCCGACGTCCGGGTGGCCGCCGTGCCCGCCGGGGGCGCGCCCGCCGCGCCGCGCCCGGCGGCGCCGCCGCCTCCGCCTCCGCCGCCCGCCGCCGAGCCCGCCGGATGGGACACCCCGCCCGAGCCCGACCCCGCGCCCCCGGCGCCCACCCGGCCCGCGCCCGAACCCGGCGCCCCCGGCGGCCCGTCCGCCGCGCAGCGGCCGCCCGGCCCGCCCGCGGCGCCGCACCAGCAGGAGCCGCCGCCCGACCCCTACGAGGACGCGGCCGCCCCGCCGCCCGACGACTCCGACTTCGGTGCCTCCACCGGGCCCGACCCCGGGGCCGGCCGGCCCACCGCTGCGGCCTCGGCCGCGCCGGCGGAGCCGCGGGCCGCCGATTCCGCGGGACCGGGCGGGCGGAGCATGTCGGGCTTCGCGCTGATCGAGACCGAACTGGGCGGCAAGATCATCAACGAGATCGACCACACCGCGTCCTGA
- a CDS encoding aromatic amino acid ammonia-lyase: MTPAHRPHDHTFAVSTDDRKRLFMTMTPQARTTTAELGFPAILTPEALETAADPVLVRLDEGARTAVARCHDYLHRCLAEGREIYGATTGFGPLVGFSGRDEAADQCENLLCHLDVGQGADLPPGVARAALLARLWSLAHGRSGVALEVVDALSATLATPFAPAVPEYGSVGASGDLAPMAHAVRSLQGRGDAYLGAVRMPAGRALAEAGLQPLSLSGRDALGLVNGTPVTAAAAGLALAALTRSLASATALTALLADILGCRTEFAAPELFTALGHDDTARQAADLRAHLAGHRPGGERALQEPYTLRCAPHLIGAAATSLRHARRVVTDDLNGVSDNPLFIPERDLIRHGGNFFGQQAAFAADLMSITAAQLGNLAERQLDLLIDPRRNGGLNPMLAEQPGRDHGVQGVQLAATSLVVAMRRAAVPAAMQSIPTNHHNQDVVPFGTQAAITALEQARTLRLLHGSLAVALAQAARVGARRPSAPRCAELLDALDTAVAAGSTWAQAVRTTADLLDTWEPLEPSAEAGQPWAAEAGGRPAGG; encoded by the coding sequence ATGACGCCCGCACACCGACCGCACGACCACACTTTCGCCGTCTCCACCGACGACCGCAAGAGGCTGTTCATGACCATGACCCCGCAGGCCCGGACCACCACGGCCGAGCTTGGCTTCCCCGCGATCCTGACCCCCGAGGCACTGGAGACGGCGGCCGACCCCGTTCTGGTCCGCCTTGACGAGGGCGCCCGGACCGCGGTCGCGCGGTGCCACGACTACCTGCACCGCTGCCTCGCCGAGGGGCGCGAGATCTACGGCGCGACCACGGGGTTCGGTCCCCTGGTCGGCTTCTCCGGGCGGGACGAGGCGGCCGACCAGTGCGAGAACCTGCTCTGCCACCTCGACGTGGGGCAGGGGGCCGACCTCCCGCCGGGCGTCGCCCGCGCGGCGCTGCTGGCCCGGCTGTGGAGCCTGGCCCACGGCCGGTCGGGGGTGGCGCTGGAGGTCGTCGACGCCCTCAGCGCGACGCTCGCCACACCGTTCGCCCCCGCCGTACCCGAGTACGGCTCGGTGGGCGCCAGCGGCGACCTCGCCCCCATGGCCCACGCCGTCCGGTCCCTGCAAGGGCGCGGCGACGCCTACCTCGGCGCCGTCCGGATGCCGGCCGGCCGGGCCCTGGCCGAGGCCGGGTTGCAGCCCCTGTCCCTCAGCGGCCGGGACGCGCTCGGACTCGTCAACGGCACGCCGGTCACGGCCGCGGCGGCGGGTCTGGCACTCGCCGCCCTCACGCGCTCGCTGGCCTCCGCCACCGCGCTGACCGCCCTGCTCGCCGACATCCTCGGCTGCCGGACCGAGTTCGCCGCCCCCGAACTCTTCACCGCGCTCGGCCACGACGACACCGCGCGCCAGGCGGCCGACCTCCGCGCGCACCTGGCCGGCCACCGCCCCGGCGGGGAGCGCGCGCTCCAGGAGCCGTACACGCTGAGGTGCGCGCCGCACCTCATCGGAGCCGCCGCCACCAGCCTGCGGCACGCCCGCCGGGTCGTCACCGACGACCTTAACGGCGTCAGCGACAACCCGCTCTTCATCCCCGAACGCGACCTCATCCGCCACGGGGGCAACTTCTTCGGGCAGCAGGCGGCCTTCGCGGCCGACCTCATGTCCATCACCGCCGCGCAACTCGGCAACCTCGCCGAACGCCAACTCGACCTGCTCATCGACCCCCGCCGCAACGGCGGACTCAACCCGATGCTGGCCGAGCAGCCGGGGCGCGACCACGGCGTCCAGGGCGTCCAGCTCGCGGCCACGTCCCTCGTGGTCGCCATGCGCCGCGCCGCCGTCCCCGCGGCCATGCAGAGCATTCCCACCAACCACCACAACCAGGACGTCGTGCCGTTCGGCACCCAGGCCGCCATCACCGCGCTGGAACAGGCGCGGACGCTGCGGCTGCTGCACGGCTCTCTCGCCGTGGCCCTGGCCCAGGCCGCCCGCGTCGGCGCGCGCCGGCCCAGCGCCCCCCGGTGCGCCGAACTCCTGGACGCCCTCGACACCGCCGTCGCCGCCGGTTCCACCTGGGCCCAGGCGGTACGCACCACCGCCGACCTGCTCGACACCTGGGAGCCGCTGGAGCCCTCGGCGGAGGCGGGGCAGCCGTGGGCCGCCGAGGCGGGCGGGCGTCCGGCGGGCGGCTGA
- a CDS encoding beta-ketoacyl synthase N-terminal-like domain-containing protein, which produces MARVTGLSVLTAYGSGPEALWDGLLSQKPATSAVTRFDTARHRAHDACTVPGTPDTFAELARLIDDACDQARLSPAERRQAPLVLAVHAGADTADRATRLAAACGLREVRTVHTAACAAASSAVAEAAQLVTDRTEDRVVVAGASFVDASMFAAFDDAGILAPDGVARPFSAGRDGPVLGDGAAAVVVERAGAVRPWLRVAGWGNAAEAHHVCRPHPEGAGPAAAITAALRRAGVGPDRVGYVNAHATATPAFDAGEAAAVLRALAPYGAQVPVSSTKALHGHCLEASGLVELVVCALALRHNELPVNAGHLGPDGDCPLDLVLERGREPRADHALSLNTGFGGVSSVLLLAKS; this is translated from the coding sequence ATGGCCCGCGTCACCGGCCTGTCCGTGCTGACCGCCTACGGCAGCGGCCCCGAGGCGCTGTGGGACGGCCTGCTCTCCCAGAAGCCCGCCACCAGCGCCGTCACCCGCTTCGACACCGCACGCCACCGTGCGCACGACGCGTGCACCGTGCCCGGCACCCCCGACACGTTCGCGGAGCTGGCGCGCCTCATCGACGACGCCTGCGACCAGGCCCGCCTCTCGCCCGCCGAACGCCGGCAGGCGCCGCTCGTCCTCGCGGTGCACGCGGGCGCCGACACGGCGGACCGCGCCACTCGGCTCGCGGCGGCCTGCGGGCTGCGCGAGGTGCGCACCGTCCACACGGCCGCCTGCGCGGCCGCCTCGTCCGCCGTGGCCGAGGCCGCCCAGCTCGTCACCGACCGCACCGAGGACCGGGTCGTCGTGGCGGGCGCCAGCTTCGTCGACGCGAGTATGTTCGCCGCCTTCGACGACGCGGGCATCCTCGCTCCCGACGGTGTCGCCCGGCCGTTCAGCGCGGGGCGCGACGGCCCTGTCCTGGGCGACGGCGCCGCCGCCGTGGTCGTGGAGCGCGCCGGAGCCGTACGGCCCTGGCTGCGCGTCGCCGGATGGGGCAACGCGGCCGAGGCCCACCACGTCTGCCGGCCCCACCCCGAGGGCGCCGGGCCCGCCGCCGCCATCACGGCGGCGCTGCGCCGGGCCGGGGTCGGACCCGACCGGGTCGGCTACGTCAACGCCCACGCCACCGCGACCCCCGCCTTCGACGCCGGAGAGGCCGCGGCCGTCCTGCGCGCCCTGGCGCCCTACGGCGCCCAGGTGCCGGTCAGCTCCACCAAGGCGCTGCACGGCCACTGCCTGGAGGCGTCCGGCCTGGTCGAGCTGGTCGTCTGCGCGCTGGCGCTGCGGCACAACGAACTCCCCGTCAACGCCGGCCACCTCGGTCCCGACGGCGACTGCCCCCTCGACCTCGTCCTCGAACGGGGGCGCGAGCCGCGCGCCGACCACGCGCTGAGCCTGAACACCGGCTTCGGCGGTGTCAGCTCCGTCCTTCTCCTTGCGAAGTCGTGA
- a CDS encoding cytochrome P450, producing the protein MATAGPGTSLLMDVRLRLSPAAEEVDTRGEPSVWRAPLPDGSRVWVATGHDAVRSALTAPSFRKPVVRGGERWERYLHFTDPRTTGSIVRSMLNADGEDHRRLRALAAPALGPDRLREAAAHAARLAEHQLDLVSGHGRADLVHDFAHPFAVRVVTELYGYPPEFTRRVLRLPRWSPAPVFSAAGSPERERYGAEREAMSALLGDLVAAKRRAPGPDPISEIIARADSAGLDHGQVTSTLFILLVAAYEPVTDFLTTSLYCLWQRPELLSDPGAAVAGLSELLRYTSPLAVTMPRFAVEPTELGGVELAPGDAVVLHLALANRDPERFRDPNRLDLTRRVDHDLAFAHGPHYCLGTRLAVLLCRTALEAVLRRLPGLVPTQPLENLSWQPGSFGPLSHLHVTAGLKELPVAFEPQPPRRPAVEAAV; encoded by the coding sequence GTGGCAACTGCCGGACCGGGCACTTCGCTCCTGATGGACGTCCGCCTGCGGCTCAGCCCCGCGGCGGAAGAGGTGGACACCCGCGGGGAGCCCTCCGTGTGGCGCGCCCCGCTTCCCGACGGCTCCCGGGTCTGGGTGGCCACCGGCCACGACGCCGTGCGGAGCGCTCTCACGGCTCCCTCGTTCCGCAAACCCGTCGTCCGGGGCGGCGAGCGCTGGGAGCGCTACCTCCACTTCACCGACCCGCGGACCACCGGCTCCATCGTCCGCAGCATGCTCAACGCCGACGGCGAGGACCACCGCCGGCTCCGCGCGCTGGCCGCCCCGGCGCTGGGCCCCGATCGGCTGCGGGAGGCCGCCGCCCACGCCGCGCGGCTGGCCGAGCACCAGCTCGACCTCGTCAGCGGCCATGGGCGCGCCGACCTCGTCCACGACTTCGCCCACCCCTTCGCGGTCAGGGTGGTCACCGAGCTCTACGGCTACCCGCCGGAGTTCACCCGCCGGGTGCTGCGGCTTCCGCGGTGGTCCCCCGCGCCGGTGTTCTCGGCCGCCGGGTCGCCCGAACGCGAGCGGTACGGCGCCGAGCGGGAGGCCATGAGCGCCCTCCTCGGCGACCTCGTGGCCGCCAAGCGGCGCGCCCCGGGCCCCGACCCGATCAGCGAGATCATCGCCCGCGCCGACTCCGCGGGCCTCGACCACGGCCAGGTGACCTCCACCCTCTTCATCCTGCTGGTCGCCGCCTACGAACCGGTGACCGACTTCCTCACCACGAGCCTGTACTGCCTGTGGCAGCGCCCCGAGCTCCTCTCCGACCCGGGCGCCGCCGTCGCCGGGCTGTCCGAGCTGCTCCGCTACACCAGTCCGCTCGCGGTGACCATGCCGCGCTTCGCGGTCGAGCCCACCGAGCTGGGGGGCGTGGAGCTCGCGCCCGGCGACGCGGTGGTCCTGCACCTCGCGCTCGCCAACCGGGACCCCGAGCGCTTCCGCGACCCCAACCGGCTCGACCTCACCCGCCGGGTCGACCACGACCTCGCGTTCGCCCACGGCCCGCACTACTGCCTGGGTACGCGTCTGGCCGTGCTGCTGTGCCGCACCGCGCTGGAGGCCGTGCTGCGCCGACTCCCCGGACTCGTCCCCACCCAGCCCCTGGAGAATCTGTCCTGGCAGCCGGGTTCGTTCGGCCCGCTCTCCCACCTGCACGTCACCGCGGGGCTGAAGGAGCTCCCCGTCGCCTTCGAACCGCAACCGCCCCGCCGCCCGGCCGTGGAAGCGGCCGTCTGA
- a CDS encoding acyl-CoA synthetase yields MSVGSWAERRARRTPHRTALIHRDSAIGYAAMYGRARRLAGVLRGRGVGRGDRVAFFGPNQPAYFDAFFAAGLLGAVFVPLNTRLAAPEIAFQLADCGARVLLHTGAASALPAPPSGPPRLRLDTPDLADPPAPSSAPAAAEPVPPDAPCVILYTSGTAGRPKGAVLTHANLTWNAVNMLVDTDLTAGEVALVAAPLFHAGALGMLALPVLLKGGACVLMDAFDAGEALRLIERHRVTAMFGVPTMYHRIAGHPAWSSADLSSLRTLVCGGAPVPEDLADVYARRGVPLRWGYGLTEAAPGVLLADGAGAGGTGAGAEPPAGLGGLPHMFTDVRVVRPDLTEAAPGETGELLTRGPNVMAGYWRRAQETAAAFASGWLRTGDAARVAPDGTVHVVDRVKDVIISGGENVYPAEVELALLRHPDVADCAVIGVPDPLWGEVGHAVLVAAAGRRVDPAQVLASLPGRLAAYKIPRSAVVAPALPRNGTGKLDRRLVAAAYGAGAPWAEGATGRAGQAAPEPRSAAPEPP; encoded by the coding sequence ATGAGCGTGGGGTCCTGGGCCGAGCGGCGGGCCAGGCGCACTCCGCACCGCACCGCGCTGATCCACCGCGACTCCGCCATCGGCTACGCCGCGATGTACGGGCGCGCCCGCCGCCTGGCCGGCGTCCTGCGCGGCCGGGGCGTTGGGCGCGGCGACCGGGTGGCCTTCTTCGGACCCAACCAGCCCGCCTACTTCGACGCCTTCTTCGCCGCCGGCCTGCTGGGCGCGGTGTTCGTACCGCTCAACACCCGCCTGGCGGCCCCGGAGATCGCCTTTCAGCTGGCCGACTGCGGTGCCCGCGTCCTCCTGCACACCGGTGCCGCCTCGGCGCTGCCGGCGCCGCCGTCCGGACCTCCGAGGCTCCGGCTGGACACACCGGACCTTGCGGACCCGCCGGCGCCCTCCTCCGCCCCGGCGGCCGCGGAGCCCGTCCCGCCGGACGCTCCCTGCGTCATCCTCTACACCTCGGGGACGGCCGGCCGGCCCAAGGGCGCCGTCCTCACCCACGCCAACCTCACCTGGAACGCCGTCAACATGCTGGTCGACACCGACCTGACGGCCGGCGAGGTCGCCCTGGTCGCCGCTCCGCTGTTCCACGCCGGCGCCCTGGGGATGCTGGCCCTGCCCGTCCTGCTGAAGGGCGGCGCCTGTGTCCTCATGGACGCCTTCGACGCCGGCGAGGCCCTCCGCCTCATCGAGCGGCACCGCGTCACGGCGATGTTCGGCGTGCCCACCATGTACCACCGCATCGCCGGGCATCCCGCCTGGTCCAGCGCCGACCTGTCGTCCCTGCGCACCCTGGTGTGCGGCGGGGCTCCCGTGCCCGAGGACCTGGCGGATGTGTACGCGCGCCGGGGCGTCCCCCTGCGCTGGGGCTACGGGCTGACCGAGGCGGCGCCCGGCGTGCTGCTCGCGGACGGCGCGGGAGCGGGCGGCACGGGCGCGGGCGCGGAGCCGCCGGCCGGACTCGGCGGCCTGCCCCACATGTTCACCGACGTCCGCGTGGTGCGGCCCGACCTCACCGAGGCGGCCCCCGGTGAGACCGGCGAACTGCTCACCCGCGGCCCCAACGTCATGGCCGGGTACTGGCGCCGCGCGCAGGAGACCGCGGCGGCGTTCGCCTCCGGCTGGCTGCGCACGGGCGACGCCGCCCGCGTGGCCCCCGACGGCACCGTGCACGTGGTCGACCGCGTCAAGGACGTGATCATCTCCGGCGGTGAGAACGTCTATCCTGCCGAGGTCGAACTCGCGCTGCTGCGCCATCCCGACGTCGCCGACTGCGCGGTCATCGGGGTGCCCGACCCCCTGTGGGGCGAGGTCGGGCACGCGGTGCTGGTGGCCGCGGCCGGCCGCCGCGTCGATCCGGCGCAGGTGCTCGCCTCGCTGCCCGGGCGGCTCGCCGCCTACAAGATCCCCCGCTCCGCCGTGGTCGCGCCGGCGCTGCCCCGCAACGGCACGGGCAAGCTCGACCGGCGCTTGGTGGCGGCGGCCTACGGCGCCGGCGCTCCGTGGGCCGAGGGGGCGACCGGGCGCGCCGGCCAGGCGGCCCCGGAACCGCGCTCGGCGGCACCCGAACCCCCGTGA
- a CDS encoding MarR family winged helix-turn-helix transcriptional regulator: MTAMAPPNAEPDLSFLLDHTGHVLRSRMAAALAEIGLTARMHCVLVHAIGQERTQAQLAEIGDMDKTTMVVTVDALEKAGLAERRPSSTDRRARVIAVTDAGAEIAHRSQEIVDRVHREALESLPEDERTVLLRALERLTRGHLAEPVEQPQPVRRARQRT; encoded by the coding sequence ATGACCGCCATGGCACCTCCCAACGCCGAGCCCGACCTCTCCTTCCTGCTCGACCACACCGGGCACGTGCTGCGCTCCCGCATGGCCGCCGCCCTCGCCGAGATCGGGCTGACCGCCCGCATGCACTGCGTGCTGGTGCACGCGATCGGGCAGGAGCGCACCCAGGCCCAACTCGCCGAGATCGGCGACATGGACAAGACCACGATGGTGGTGACCGTCGACGCCCTGGAAAAGGCCGGGCTGGCCGAGCGGCGGCCCTCCAGCACCGACCGGCGCGCGCGGGTCATCGCCGTGACCGACGCCGGCGCCGAGATCGCCCACCGCAGCCAGGAGATCGTCGACCGGGTGCACCGCGAGGCCCTGGAGTCGCTGCCCGAGGACGAGCGCACCGTGCTGCTGCGCGCGCTGGAGCGGCTGACGCGGGGCCACCTGGCCGAGCCCGTCGAGCAGCCGCAGCCGGTGCGCCGGGCCCGCCAGCGGACCTAA